The DNA region TTTACTAAAAGTATATCACTATTATTAATAATAATTTGTGTTAACTCATAAAATGCAGTTATTACAAAAAACCTAATGACTTGTTTAGAAAGTTTTTGATCTAAAATTTCAACTTTTTTAAAGGTGAAATATTTACTTTTAAAAGGCACTAATCCAAATCCAAAGGATAATAAAATACCTATCGCTATAACTACAGAAGATTGAATGTTTAACACAAATATTAATCCTAAAGTAATTAAAAGTCTACTTAACATTTCTAATTGGTAAGTAACAGACAAAGATTTATAGTCTTTTTTACCTTGATAAAAACCTCTATTTACACTCATCAAAAAATATATTGGTACACCAATACCAAAAATGGTAAACATACTAGAAGTAGACGTATTAAATAGTAACTGCAATTGTTTTGCAAATACGATGATTAACAATCCAAAGCTTATTCCAATAATGGTTGCGTATTTGTAGACTTTAGAAAAAAAATTTTGCAACACATTAGATTGCAATACCACAGAAAATTTTGCAGTCGCTAATTGAAAAGTCATTGCTACAAAAGACAAGACTAATAAAAAGGTGATTAAAACTGCTGCATCTGCAAATTGAGATGGACCTAATAATCTACCTAATAATAAATTATACAAATAGTTACCACCATTAACAATCAATACACTTAACATAAATAACTGTTCTGGAGCTATAGATTTTAATTTAAAATTGGTAGTGACTTGCATAACAAATAGATTTAATAGTTAGACTATAATTAAACAGAAGTTAATCTTAACTCTTCATAAATATCTTTACAACCTTCGCCTACAATAGCAAAATGTTTATTCCATGCTTTTGCATTATTATAAAGTGTTTTAATTGCGTCTAATCCGCTTGTATCTATTTTAGAAACCTTATCTATATCTATAGTAATTTGACTTAAGCAATTAAGCATTAACACAAGATGAGTTTTAAAATTACTTACAGTTGCAGTGTTTAATTGTCCTTCTACTTTAAACGTATTTTCTTGTCTTGTGATAGTTAATGCCATAATAATAGATTTAAATTGTTAGTTTTGATTATTGTATATCACAAATATCTAAAGTAAGTCTATGTAACTCCTTTAGATTTCGACGGATTGCCATTTACTGTAGATGAATGAAGCGCATTTTATACTTAACTTGTAACTAGTTATTTAGATGAAAATTATGAGATTAAAACTATACTTCATTATTCCCTTTATATTGTTTTCTAGCTTGCTATTTGCTCAAAACATGCAAGAAGGTTTTACCTATTTAGAAACTGGTAAATACAATAAAGCCGAAATATTTTTTAAAGACATTTTAAACCAATTTCCTAACAATAAAACAGCAAAACTATGTTATGGAAGAGCAATAGGACTTAACGGAAAACCAGAAGAAGCGCTAGATATTTTCACCCAATTAACTAAAGATTATACTAACGATTTTGAAATAAAATTGAATTATGGCGAAGCTTTGCTATGGAATAAAAATTTCGCATCTGCAAAATCCTATTTTTCTAATCTAATTAAAGAACAACCAAATAGTTTTCCTGCGCTTTTAAGTTATGCAAATACGTTATCTAATTTAAAAGAATACGAACAAGCCATAACCTATGTAAACAAAGCGTTAGAAGTCGAAGTAAATAATCCCAACGCGCTGACGTCTAAAAAATACATCTATTTAGGTTATGCGTATCAAAATCAACAAAATCAATCTTATAAAAAAGCCGAAAGTTTATTACTTAAAAACCTGGAACTTTTTGATAACGATAAAGACACTTTATTAAATTTAGCTAATCTGTATTTAATACTTAATAATTTAGAAAAAGCAGAAGCTACCTACAATCAATTAAAAAATAATACAAAACATACTTTAGAAGCCTTAAACGGATTAGCATTAGTAAACCACTTAAAAGGAAAAGAAAAACTAGCTTTAAACATTAGTAAAACTGCCTATCAAAGCTTAACCGATACAACACATCAAATTATAAGTAATCAAACTACCGAGCGTTACATACAAGCCTTAATTTGGAATAAAAAGTATAAAGAAGCTAATCGCTTAATAACTTCACTTAAAGCATCAAACCCAAATAAAAATTGGGTTTTGGCATTAGATGCTACATTAAATATTTATAAAAGTGACTTTAAAAACAGTTTAAAAGATTACAATTCAATTTTAAAAAACGATAGCACTTCTTTTGATGGTAATTTAGGCAAAGCCAATACATTAAAAGCGCTAAACCAAATTGATCAAGCTTATTATTATGCAGATCAAACATTAAAATATTATAACAACCAGAAAGATGCATTAAATTTTAAAACTACTATCGAAACTAATTTTACGCCTTACTATGAAGCAAAATCTTCTTATTCTTTTGACAACGGAGATAACAAAGCAATTAGTTTAAGTAATATTATTAATTTTCCTTTAAGCACAAAACTAAAATTAAACACTAATTACACCTATCGTCGCACCGACAATTCAATCACTAATTTTAATGCTACATCTAACGATTTTACTTTAGGCGTGTCCTATAATTTAACCAACACAATTGTAGCAAATGCAATTGCAGGACTTACTAATGCAAATGCTTCTACCGTAAATTATTCTGAATTTTTATCGGATGTTTCTTTAGATATTAAACCTTTTAAATTACAACAATTAAAAATTGGTTATAAGAGAGATTTACAAAATTTTAATGCAGAATTACTTAACCGAAAAATCATCCAAAACAACTATTATC from Mesoflavibacter profundi includes:
- a CDS encoding oligosaccharide flippase family protein; amino-acid sequence: MQVTTNFKLKSIAPEQLFMLSVLIVNGGNYLYNLLLGRLLGPSQFADAAVLITFLLVLSFVAMTFQLATAKFSVVLQSNVLQNFFSKVYKYATIIGISFGLLIIVFAKQLQLLFNTSTSSMFTIFGIGVPIYFLMSVNRGFYQGKKDYKSLSVTYQLEMLSRLLITLGLIFVLNIQSSVVIAIGILLSFGFGLVPFKSKYFTFKKVEILDQKLSKQVIRFFVITAFYELTQIIINNSDILLVKHYFDSYQAGLYASLALIGRIVYFIAWMFVMLLLPEVVQLKKDGKSTAPILFKYIMYIAIIASVIIIACALFPKLAILMLFGDSYLAIAPLLWKYALATGLFAISNIFAYYYLSLDKYIPVILSAIFGILQVVLIVIYHSNLQEVVYMQIITMVLLLIVQVTFFFTDQEIKDKYQKQNL
- a CDS encoding STAS domain-containing protein, with protein sequence MALTITRQENTFKVEGQLNTATVSNFKTHLVLMLNCLSQITIDIDKVSKIDTSGLDAIKTLYNNAKAWNKHFAIVGEGCKDIYEELRLTSV
- a CDS encoding tetratricopeptide repeat protein, translated to MRLKLYFIIPFILFSSLLFAQNMQEGFTYLETGKYNKAEIFFKDILNQFPNNKTAKLCYGRAIGLNGKPEEALDIFTQLTKDYTNDFEIKLNYGEALLWNKNFASAKSYFSNLIKEQPNSFPALLSYANTLSNLKEYEQAITYVNKALEVEVNNPNALTSKKYIYLGYAYQNQQNQSYKKAESLLLKNLELFDNDKDTLLNLANLYLILNNLEKAEATYNQLKNNTKHTLEALNGLALVNHLKGKEKLALNISKTAYQSLTDTTHQIISNQTTERYIQALIWNKKYKEANRLITSLKASNPNKNWVLALDATLNIYKSDFKNSLKDYNSILKNDSTSFDGNLGKANTLKALNQIDQAYYYADQTLKYYNNQKDALNFKTTIETNFTPYYEAKSSYSFDNGDNKAISLSNIINFPLSTKLKLNTNYTYRRTDNSITNFNATSNDFTLGVSYNLTNTIVANAIAGLTNANASTVNYSEFLSDVSLDIKPFKLQQLKIGYKRDLQNFNAELLNRKIIQNNYYLNYSLNTNFNLGWFTQYFYTSQSDNNTRHLLFTSLYYNLLAKPNLKAGLNYQYITFKNQVPTIYFSPEQFNATEVFINLNKDEYITKPKTWFYDLTAATGLQFIGNNKSQSTYRIQGKLGYKFSNRCLANLFGTRSNIASATAAGFTYTEVGLRFKWLLFNHPIFKFKTN